The candidate division KSB1 bacterium genome includes the window GATGATATAACCTATGCCCGCCACCCGGAAATTTCCTTCACCGCAGAAGATTACCTCGGCATTGTCAGTGACAAAGACGTTGAAATTGCTCATCCGTCGGTTACCGGTCCGGGAGATTTAAACATTTTTGCTGCAATTTACGCCAAAGGAAGGTTTCGTGTTCGCCACCGGGGTGGGAAACGAGGTGCGACTCTTTTTATTTACGGAAGTTTGACCGCCGGTTCATTGTCAGCAACGGAACCGCGTTATGCTACAAGAATTCGCACGGATAAACGTTTGGAAGACCAAAGACCGCCTAACTTCCCGATGACCGATCGCTATGAAATGCTGGACTGGGATGGCCAATGGCAGCTTAAGGCGAACGAATGAATGATATTACAAAGTTACTCGATGAGCCGAATGTTTCTATTGCCGTGATTGGCGCTACTGATAATTCATCCAAATACGGCCACGTCATCTATCGCGATCTCAAGCAGAAGGGTTTCACAGTTTACCCGGTGAACCCGCAAAGAACTTCTGTCGACGGCGATCCTGCATTCTCGAATGTTGGGGATATTCCTGGTAAACCTACCATTACGAATTTCGTTGTCCCTCCGTCAACAACACTAAAAATTTTACAACAATGTCTTGATTTGGATCTAATGAATGTTTGGGTTCAGCCCGGCGCAGAAAGTCCGGAAGTAATCGCCTTTTTGCAGCAAAACAGTTTTAATTATATTGCTAATTCTTGCATCATGGTGGAAACTCGATTAAAGGCATGAGATTTTGTTTAAAATTCTTTTTCGCAATAATTATCTTCGGTCATTTAGGGGTTTTTACGGTTTGTTCCAACACCGGCGAGGTCGCACAGTCTCAGGAAAGTAGTGACCTTGGATGGTCGGAATATGGAATCATCGATATTCACGCGCATATCGGCAGCTTTCGCGGCTTCGACTTGAAAACCGAGACACTGCTCAGCAACCTCCGCCGTTTCGATATTCGCCTCGCCTTAATTTCAAACATTGACGGTGCTCACCTGCCTGGTACAACTCTCGATTTAGACGAAAAATCGGCCAATCAAATGACGCTGGAGACGGTTCAGGAATATCCCGGCTTGCTTCGCGCTCTTGCCTGGGCACGGCCAAGTGATCCCGATGGCTCGCCGGCAAACATTGAGCCCTTTCTGCGAGATCATGGTTTTG containing:
- a CDS encoding CoA-binding protein yields the protein MNDITKLLDEPNVSIAVIGATDNSSKYGHVIYRDLKQKGFTVYPVNPQRTSVDGDPAFSNVGDIPGKPTITNFVVPPSTTLKILQQCLDLDLMNVWVQPGAESPEVIAFLQQNSFNYIANSCIMVETRLKA